TCTCCTTGGCCTTTCAGATATTGAGAGTGCAGCTGTGATAAGATCTGTTAATTCTTCCAGTGACCTAGGATGCAGCTCACCTGGCTTAGGTAACTTTAATTAATCAAGCACAGCTTGGGACTCTCCTAATAAAGTTATCTCCCTACTGGTCTGGGATCATCAACTCCTCCTTAACCACATTTGTTCTATATTTTCCTGTCCCAAGGGCATtgtccttggcagagaaaacaggaACAAAACAAGGAACTTCTCTGCTCTGTCTCAGTTGCCCTGTATTCTTGTCCCTCCCATCCTGAGCGGTGGTCCAGCCTTTCTCTGATTCTCCTGTCTTCTTTGATACAACGCACCTCGCTGTTGTCCATAGTTTTATTCACTGGCCTTGGTTCATTCTGAACTTTGGCACTCCTGGCACTACCTTACATATCATGTCACACTtcttcaaacatttttttaaaaagctgggcTAGGTAGGGAATTCTATAAAGTTTTATATCAGTCTCTTTAGACAATTCACATTTTCCCTTCTCAATGGAATTATTTACCTTTGTAGCTTCGTCATTTTGTGGTTGAggttttccctcttcccctcatcTTATGGAATTATAATCCATGGTCTCCTTTTCCTGAACATTTAAAAACCATTGTCCTCAAATCTGGTGTGCGCCTCATACTTTGCCCTTGCTCTCCTCTCCATTTCTGTTACAAACTCCAGGAGGGAGtggtctctccttcctctccttctctgaaTGAAATCAGATCCAGAATACCTAAGATTACCCTTGgtttttcctttaccttttgaAGGATAAAATTGTCATGAAGGCAAGTCAAGCCATTGTTTGCTGCTGTGGtttagttttcctgattctaggtttaTCACTCTATCCAATGTACCACCCATGGTATGCCGTGGAGTATGGTCCCTTTCCAAGCTgtcttccacacagctgccaacATATTCTTCCTAGAATACCCGACTGcctgttttattcttttcttcctccttcagaGGATAGTATAAAATGGAAACTCTCCTGATTGGCATTTCAGTAAAGCCCTTTACCATCTGGCTTCTGCCTACCTTTCCAGGCTGGTTGCACATTACTCCTTTACATCCTTgctacattccagccaaactagGCTATTGTATGTTTCTTGAATTTGGCATTCTGAGACCCTAAATATAGTTTCCACTGTTGTTTCCAGACattttatattattccctttcacaTGTTCATCATTCCAGCCTTAGATCTACTTATTATTCAACATTTAACTCcatcttccttcttgcctttgaatattttttcttttttttttaaattaattttataattataatttttttgacagtatatatgcatgagtaattttttttataacattatcccttgtatttatttttccagattttcccctccctccctctactccctcccctagatgacaggcaatctcatacattttacatgttacagtataacctagatacaatatatgtgtgtaaataccattttcttgttgcacgttaagtattagattccgaaggtataagtaacctgggtagatagacagtagtgctaacaatttacattcgcttcccagtgttccttctctgggtgtagctgtttctgtccatcattgatcagctggaagtgagttggatcttctttatgttgaagatttccacttccatcagaatacatcttcatacagcattgttgttgaagtgtatagtgatctggttctgctcatttcactcagcatcatttcatgtaagtctctccaaacctttctgaatccatcctgctggtcatttctttcagagcaataatattccataaccttcatatatcataatttacccaaccaaggggcagctaggtggtgcagtggatagagcaccagccttgaattcaggaggacccgagttcaaatctggtctcagacacttaacatttcctagctgtgtgaccctgggcaagtcacttaaccccagcctaaaaaaaaaaaaaagaaaaaaaatttacccaaccattctccaactgatgggcatccattcatcttccagtttctagccactatgaaaagggctgccacaaacattttggcacatacgggtccctttcccctctttagtagttccttgggatataagcccagtagtagcactgctgggtcaaagggtatgcacagtttgataactttttgggcatagttccaaattgctctccagaatggctggattctttcacaactccaccaacaatgtatcagtgttctagttttcccacatcccctccaacattcatcattatttgttcctgtcatcttgaatatttttttcaaaggcaGTGTGGGGCTGTACCCTTTCCCATCTCCCCAGCTCTTGGATGTACTTTCTCCTCACCTCTGTCTTTTAGAGTCCTGCTTTTTTCAAAGTTTGACACATGCTCCATCTTCTAGCTTGAAGAAACATTTCTTGACCCTCCAAGTTGTTGGCACTTTGTTCTTTTCAGATTATCATGGATATGTTTATCTTAATCTCTATGTTGTATCCTCCTTGTACCTGGTACAGTACTttgcacataattttttttttatcatcaaatTGGATTGGATAACCAttctgaagctcagagagaaatCTAATTCACAGGTTTATTTACTACCATGCTGGACCTCAGGTTAGGATATACAGGGTGTGTAGTTCACATATGACTGTGATCTAAATTATTGaaataacacattttttttattgAGAAGCAGTAAATGATACTAATAAAATAAGAAGATGAATGATTATACCTGAAAACATCAGCATAAATATGGCTATGACTAATGCATTTCTTAGTGTCTGATGTTTGTGGAACATTAACCCAGTTGCAAATGTGGCATTACTGGAAagtaataaacttctttttaatcACCTATAATTCATGTTAGTCTCAAAGGAGTCTGagtttcagtgtgtgtgtgtgtgtgtgtgtgtgtgtgtgtgtggggagctAAGGAAACTCAAATTCTTGCTAATGTCAAACCTTTTCAGTTAATCATTACATTATCTGCAAAACTATCTGACCTGTTTTTAACATTGATGAGCCGgagttttccatttttccatctaATCTTTGAAAAATTGACGAACCTCAAGAGTAAGAAAACCTTTGTAACTCTTTTAATAATTACTCTGATAATTAGCTGATGGGCTAATGGTAAAGCTCAGTCCATCGCATAGCTTTGAGTCAGGAGAGAGGTAAGGGAAGAGATGTCTGTATTGAAAGGCAAGTGAACTTGTGATCTTCTCTAACCCTTACTTGTTATAATCACTCTCCATCTCCCCTAGAGAACCCCTGGATCTTCTCTCTTGGGGTTATGGGAAGCTAAGAGAAGAATCAAAGGAGGAGAAGGCACCTCAAATCCCACCCCACACTTTAGCTATGAGAGCTAAGAACATGTACAGAATGGAGTGACCATGTCATTGTCCCCATTCTATTCTCCTGACATTATCTCCAGTATAAAATAACAGTCTGCCTTTAGGATAAACTGCAGACTTTTCTGATTAGCATTTCAATAAAGCCTTTTACAATCTGACTCCTAAATAGTTTTTACTGTCTTTTCCAGACATTTTATATCACACCCCTTTATCTGTGCATCATTCCAGCCCATTCCAGCATTTTGGAATTTTGCTATTTATCAATTTCAACATTCTCAGTATTCATGCTTTTGAATAGGTAATTCCCCCATGTTTGGAATGAATTCCCTTCTTATTTCACCTCTTTGATACTCTTCAAGGTACAACTTGAGTGTCACCTCCTTCACAAAGTATACATGATCCTCCTTTTCACCCCTTGAGGTTTTAAAAGTGTTCCACCTCTAAATTACCTCATGGTCCCTtaaatctctgtgtgtgtgttgtgtcCTTCCTGGgaaatggaagttccttgagcTAAGGGACTGTTTACTGTTTTTACGCTTGTTCCTCCAGTGCCTCAGATGGTTCCTTGCACAtggcaaacatttaataaatgtttgttgagttgaaatGAATTAGGGAGTGTTTGGGAGTGGCATGccatggaatggaatggaattcaGTGGAATAGGATATTTGTCAGGCTTACATCCTGATGCCCTTCATTGTTTTGTCTGaaacctttcctttcctcccaagGAGGGTGAAGTGGCAGCAGTGGTCATAGTACCCCCGCTCTGACTTTACCTCCTAATGACCTTATGAATTTTGAGATCACTAATTTTGCCCCTTCCCCCAAACTCTTTCCTAACCCTCCCTTCTCCATCTTATTGCTGGAAACCCCTACCCATGGGAACATGGCCAgttatttccatttctctttccccctcagTTGTGTTCTTCAGATAAATcaatctttattcatttttattttttaaaaaaaggaactcTAAATAAGTTagcaaaaaattacaaaacatggCAAAACCACACAATGCTtagtaaaaaaacaaagcaaaacaatgaAATCAACATCCCTCAAAATCCCACTgcatcttcccctccccccagcctccCCAACCCCATTTTCAGGAGCCCCTGATTTTGGTGCAAGGAGACATTGGTCAAACGTCCActttataaaaacaaagcaaagcaaaacaaaacaacactggGAGGATCCCAATAATAACTTGGCCCCCAGGTAGACCTGGATAGAGCATTTCCCCTATTTAGGGTGGGCCCAGCCCACCACTGGaattgggggagagagagagagagagagagagagagagagagagagagagagagagagagagagagtgagagagagagagagagaaacatatgaACCACACTGCCTACAACCCTATCCCCATCATTcacaatgttttttgtttttgttttttttttggagggggataAGACAGAGGGCATTTGGAAAGGGGCAACTGCTGGCCCAAGTTTACATGCAGGAGGGGACACCCAATATTCCCTGATTTCTCTCCCTGGAGAGAAGGGAGCTGGAAAAAACCAGCTGAATGGGGAAGACACTTCCTTTTCAAAGTTATGATCCAACCTCTTAGAGACATGGGAAAGTCTGTGAAACTTGTAGCTCTGGGGGACGGCCTCCTGGCACTGGAACATCCGCAGCTGTGAGGTCCCCACTTTGAAGGCGGTGGTACCTGAGCTCTGGACTCCTTGGAGAGCTTCCCCCACCTCCTAACGGCCTCAGTTCGCTATGGCTTCATctgagaaggctgcagagacatcTTCCACTGTGATGCTGTCCACAATGGACGTGAGGGAGTGCAGGTTGTGGGCATCTGAAGCATCATCTGGGAGCAGATGgtctggggtggggaggagaaggtACAATATTAGCTGTAGGTTGGGAGCAGAGTGGGACTTGGAGCCCAGAAATGGGGAGTCACCATGTCAGCATAATAGGATATGATGGAATATTTGAGATAAGTAGAATCCAGTGCTCCCTGCCCTCAATGAGCAATCTGTGTTAAAGtgagtgtgtgtgggtgggtATATGGGGATAGGCAATCTAGTCGGGCTTGATTTAGCAATTCTCAGGCACCTCTGGGCAAGTACACTTTTTGCTTTTGGGAAGGTTCAAAGAATAGTAGCATGAGAATGAacagaagaggaggagaggggatgAAAGACACAGATCTCTTCCCGGATCAGTCTGAGAGCAGGCGTGACAGAGGGAGAAGGGATGAGATATAACAAGTGTGATGCATCTTGCAGTCTCTAGAAGGGGAATAGGGGCTATATGGGAAACTCAGAACTTACCCCCAGGGTTGCCGCTGAACTCCAGGGTAGTACCCCACTCAGGACTACAGGAGGCACTGTGGGAGCTGCATTCACTGGGCACCTGTTAGACAGGGTGGGGGGCATGGTGAGGGGACTCGAAGGACAGAAAACAATCCAATTCTCCAAGGTTTCTTCCTTTTTGCCACCCCGGAAGAACCAGAACTAAAATCCCCAGTGTTCATGGCTTGGGCTACAGAATCCCATCTGTAGGAGAATTGCCCAGGAGACACTCGTACTACCTAAATTTGACTCCAAAGCTCTCTAAGTTCAATGATCTCTGCGGGTCCCGTGAAATTTGTACCCTCCACCTCAACTTCTTGTTTCACTCTAGTTGCCTGCAGTCAGCAACCTTCCCATAGTTCCCATCAGTCTGATATCAGTGTGGTGATCTTAGTCAACATCCCTGAATTTCTGACTCTTCAAGTGGATGGGAATTTGCCATGAAGAGAGAGaacccttcctcttcctccctacAAAACAGGAACTCCCTCCTGGGAAACAGGGCACTTTCTCTCTGTTCAGCAATAAATTCCTGGTCCTTCTCACTCTCTGGACTGGGGCAGAATAGGCTGTCACAGCTTGCTGACATCATAACCCCCAATTAAATGCTCAAACCAATAAGGTGGGCTCATCAGTACGTTCCCACTCCCAAGCTACCTTTTCAGGCTCTTTCTGAAACCTCTCTAGAATGCCTTACTGCCTTTAACTCTTGTCTGGGgcccatctcccccccccccacatctgCCCAATAGGGACCTCTTGAACCATTTCAGGCCCCCCTTTCCCACCCACTACGATTAAGAATGGGAATGGAGGGGGGGTGCATTCAGCATCTCAATGGCCACCCTCAATCATCTTCCCTGTCTTTGCTCCTtgacttccctccctcccattgcAAAATACAGCACCCTGCTTTTGGAAATGGAGCCCGCGCTCATGCAGTCCTGGGAAGGGGGCAGAAGCTGCCACTTACCCCCGGCTGGGGCCCGGCGCTGCGGTAGCAGGCCAGGTCGCGCTCCTCCTGGTTGAGGGAGCTGAGCAGCGCCTGGAGACGCTCGATGTATTGGATGGCACTGCGCAGGATCTCCACCTTGGGCAGCCGCTGGTTGGGGTTGAGCAGGGTGCTCCTCTTCAGGGCCTCAAAGGCCTCATTGACCTTCTTGagcctcctcttctccctcaggGTTGCCGCCCGTCTGCGGTCCACAGACACCGTCTTCCGCTTGCACACCTTACAGGCCCAGGGCAAGCACTGGCCTGGGCAGTGCTCCGTGGTCCCGGAGCCCTTCTCCTCCAGGGGCACCCGGCAGTCGGGGCCCAGGCCGAGGTCGGCCCGCTCGTAGCTTGGGGGCTCGAAGCCCGGGAGCCGCACAGGCAGGTAGTTTTCAGTCTCATAGAAGCGGGGCTCAGGGTAGAAATAGGGAGAAGTCTCATAGAGCTCCATGGGGTCGGGAGATGTTTGCTCTTGCCACCAGCCCCCGGGCTCCTGCAACCCCTCAAACCCCTCACGCCAACTGCCGGGTGCCATTTAAACCCTTCCCACTGGCATGGAATCAGAGATAAATATAGCCGACCCCTTGGAAACCTGAGCCTCCCTCTAAGCTGTTGCTGCACATCAAGACATTTACAGTGGATTAGATGTgattcccccttccctcctccctcctgctTTCAGCCCCCCCTGTCCCCTGGCCCAGGCCAGCCTGCCCCAAGCAGGGCCAGTGGCTCCTGTGCACGGGGAGGGAGGCCGTTGGGTGTAATTTGATTAGTTTTCGTTTCTCTGAAGCCCCTGTGgggcaggggaggggaggaggctgCCCGGCATTCTTTCCTCATCTGCTCCTTTCAATTACGCCTAACCAGGCAGCCTGGCCCCCTGGGTCCCGAAGTGGCAACTCAGAGAGGAGAGGGGGTGGGCTCGGCTCGGAGGGACCTTGAAAGGTCACCTCACCCGCACCCCCGTTTTCCAATAGAAGCTCACGTAGACCCCCATAATCTCATGTGAGTCCACCCTGGTGGCAAAGACTCCAGCCCAGGGAAGGAGATTCTATAAGCAGATCTCATGATCTTGATTAAGTCACCCTCTCTgtgtaagtctcagtttcctcatttgaaatacAGAGTTCAACAAGATCATCCCTGAAGCCATCAGCATTATGATATGAGTTACAGGGCTTC
The Sminthopsis crassicaudata isolate SCR6 chromosome 4, ASM4859323v1, whole genome shotgun sequence genome window above contains:
- the MYOG gene encoding myogenin, encoding MAPGSWREGFEGLQEPGGWWQEQTSPDPMELYETSPYFYPEPRFYETENYLPVRLPGFEPPSYERADLGLGPDCRVPLEEKGSGTTEHCPGQCLPWACKVCKRKTVSVDRRRAATLREKRRLKKVNEAFEALKRSTLLNPNQRLPKVEILRSAIQYIERLQALLSSLNQEERDLACYRSAGPQPGVPSECSSHSASCSPEWGTTLEFSGNPGDHLLPDDASDAHNLHSLTSIVDSITVEDVSAAFSDEAIAN